A stretch of Cucumis sativus cultivar 9930 chromosome 2, Cucumber_9930_V3, whole genome shotgun sequence DNA encodes these proteins:
- the LOC101205566 gene encoding dihydrolipoyllysine-residue acetyltransferase component 1 of pyruvate dehydrogenase complex, mitochondrial isoform X2, with translation MSLHRLRDPVIVRARSLLHARLGAFHSSSPVSSRYISRYSTWNVQRFSVGDGSLFRPVPFSCFTGACGRALHLESVGIRFFSSTDSSHAVLEMPALSPTMNQGNIAKWRKKEGDKIAVGDVLCEIETDKATLEFESLEEGYLAKILVPEGSKDVPVGQPIAITVEDPDDINRVLANDVSGATDVKQEKSEASAQASSVEINSSKLPPHIVLEMPALSPTMNQGNIATWRKKEGDKIEVGDVICEIETDKATLEFESLEEGYLAKILAPEGSKDVAVGKPIAITVEDLADIESVKNAVSSSSSIKEDKPADSTVKNGVETLKGGGAVARISPAAKLLIAEHGLDVSSLKASGSHGTLLKGDVLAAIKSGKGLSEVSLSREKRSPEVHAQASSTVLSETKLSTKQSDSFEDLPNSQIRKVIAKRLLESKQNTPHLYLSTDVVLDPLLSLRKDLKEKHDVKVSVNDIVIKAVAVALRNVCGANAYWDDVKGEVVFCDSIDISIAVATEKGLMTPIVRNADLKTISAISSEVKELAEKARAGKLKPDEFQGGTFSISNLGMFPVDNFCAIINPPQAGILAVGRGNKVVEPIIGDDGIERPVVVNKMNLTLSADHRVFDGKVGGEFLSALQANFSSIQRLLL, from the exons ATGTCGCTTCATCGGCTTCGCGATCCGGTTATTGTCCGCGCTCGCTCTCTTCTCCACGCTCGCCTGGGAGCTTTCCATTCCTCTTCTCCTGTATCATCCAGATACATTTCGCG GTATAGCACCTGGAATGTACAAAGGTTTTCGGTTGGTGATGGATCCCTCTTTAG GCCTGTGCCCTTTTCTTGTTTCACTGGAGCTTGTGGTCGAGCATTGCATCTAGAG TCAGTTGGTATCAGGTTTTTCTCATCCACAG ATTCTTCACATGCCGTCCTTGAAATGCCTGCACTGTCACCTACAATG AATCAGGGTAATATTGCCAAATGGAGGAAAAAAGAAGGGGATAAG ATAGCTGTTGGCGATGTCCTGTGTGAAATTGAAACCGACAAAGCTACTCTCGAGTTTGAAAGTCTCGAAGAGGG GTACTTGGCCAAAATATTGGTTCCCGAAGGTTCCAAAGATGTTCCAGTTGGACAACCCATTGCAATCACG GTTGAGGATCCAGATGATATCAATAGGGTCCTTGCCAATGATGTATCAGGTGCAACTGACGTTAAACAGGAAAAAAGTGAGGCCAGCGCACAAGCAAGTTCTGTAGAGATAAATTCGTCAAAACTTCCCCCTCATATTGTACTCGAAATGCCAGCTTTATCTCCAACTATG AACCAAGGTAATATTGCTActtggagaaagaaagagggagATAAG ATCGAGGTGGGTGATGTAATATGCGAGATAGAGACAGATAAGGCAACCCTTGAATTTGAAAGTCTTGAAGAAGG GTATCTGGCTAAAATACTAGCACCTGAAGGCTCAAAGGATGTGGCTGTTGGAAAGCCGATTGCAATTACA GTTGAAGACCTGGCAGATATCGAATCTGTAAAGAACGCTGTCAGTAGTAGTTCCAGCATTAAAGAGGATAAACCTGCCGATAGTACTGTTAAAAATGGCGTTGAAACGTTAAAAGGAGGAGGTGCTGTTGCAAGAATAAGTCCTGCTGCAAAGTTGTTAATTGCGGAACATGGTCTGGATGTATCATCATTGAAGGCTTCAGGTTCTCATGGAACACTGTTGAAAGGGGATGTGCTGGCTGCCATTAAATCAGGGAAAGGCTTGTCAGAAGTTTCTTTGTCCAGAGAGAAAAGATCTCCTGAGGTCCATGCACAGGCTTCTTCCACAGTCTTATCAGAAACAAAACTGTCAACAAAGCAATCTGATTCTTTTGAAGATTTACCAAATAGTCAAATTCGCAAG GTGATCGCCAAAAGATTATTggaatcaaaacaaaatacacCACACCTATATTTGTCCACAG ATGTCGTGTTGGATCCTCTTCTTTCACTTAGAAAAGATCTTAAAG AGAAGCATGATGTCAAGGTTTCCGTGAATGATATTGTCATCAAAGCCGTAGCAGTTGCTCTAAGAAATGTTTGTGGAGCCAATG CATATTGGGACGATGTGAAAGGAGAAGTTGTTTTCTGTGACTCTATTGACATATCAATTGCAGTTGCTACTGAGAAG GGCTTAATGACTCCAATTGTGAGGAATGCCGATTTGAAGACCATATCGGCAATTTCTTCAGAG GTCAAGGAGTTAGCTGAGAAGGCCCGTGCAGGGAAGCTCAAACCGGATGAATTCCAAGGAGGCACTTTCAG CATATCAAATCTAGGGATGTTCCCAGTGGATAATTTTTGTGCTATAATTAACCCTCCACAG GCTGGAATTCTTGCTGTAGGCAGAGGCAACAAAGTTGTTGAGCCAATAATTGGGGATGATG GAATTGAGAGACCTGTGGTGgtcaataaaatgaatttgacATTGTCAGCCGACCATCGTGTCTTTGATGGAAAAGTTGGAG GCGAATTCCTCTCAGCTCTTCAAGCAAACTTCAGCAGTATCCAAAGACTGCTATTGTAG
- the LOC101205566 gene encoding dihydrolipoyllysine-residue acetyltransferase component 1 of pyruvate dehydrogenase complex, mitochondrial isoform X1, with translation MSLHRLRDPVIVRARSLLHARLGAFHSSSPVSSRYISRYSTWNVQRFSVGDGSLFRPVPFSCFTGACGRALHLEQSVGIRFFSSTDSSHAVLEMPALSPTMNQGNIAKWRKKEGDKIAVGDVLCEIETDKATLEFESLEEGYLAKILVPEGSKDVPVGQPIAITVEDPDDINRVLANDVSGATDVKQEKSEASAQASSVEINSSKLPPHIVLEMPALSPTMNQGNIATWRKKEGDKIEVGDVICEIETDKATLEFESLEEGYLAKILAPEGSKDVAVGKPIAITVEDLADIESVKNAVSSSSSIKEDKPADSTVKNGVETLKGGGAVARISPAAKLLIAEHGLDVSSLKASGSHGTLLKGDVLAAIKSGKGLSEVSLSREKRSPEVHAQASSTVLSETKLSTKQSDSFEDLPNSQIRKVIAKRLLESKQNTPHLYLSTDVVLDPLLSLRKDLKEKHDVKVSVNDIVIKAVAVALRNVCGANAYWDDVKGEVVFCDSIDISIAVATEKGLMTPIVRNADLKTISAISSEVKELAEKARAGKLKPDEFQGGTFSISNLGMFPVDNFCAIINPPQAGILAVGRGNKVVEPIIGDDGIERPVVVNKMNLTLSADHRVFDGKVGGEFLSALQANFSSIQRLLL, from the exons ATGTCGCTTCATCGGCTTCGCGATCCGGTTATTGTCCGCGCTCGCTCTCTTCTCCACGCTCGCCTGGGAGCTTTCCATTCCTCTTCTCCTGTATCATCCAGATACATTTCGCG GTATAGCACCTGGAATGTACAAAGGTTTTCGGTTGGTGATGGATCCCTCTTTAG GCCTGTGCCCTTTTCTTGTTTCACTGGAGCTTGTGGTCGAGCATTGCATCTAGAG cAGTCAGTTGGTATCAGGTTTTTCTCATCCACAG ATTCTTCACATGCCGTCCTTGAAATGCCTGCACTGTCACCTACAATG AATCAGGGTAATATTGCCAAATGGAGGAAAAAAGAAGGGGATAAG ATAGCTGTTGGCGATGTCCTGTGTGAAATTGAAACCGACAAAGCTACTCTCGAGTTTGAAAGTCTCGAAGAGGG GTACTTGGCCAAAATATTGGTTCCCGAAGGTTCCAAAGATGTTCCAGTTGGACAACCCATTGCAATCACG GTTGAGGATCCAGATGATATCAATAGGGTCCTTGCCAATGATGTATCAGGTGCAACTGACGTTAAACAGGAAAAAAGTGAGGCCAGCGCACAAGCAAGTTCTGTAGAGATAAATTCGTCAAAACTTCCCCCTCATATTGTACTCGAAATGCCAGCTTTATCTCCAACTATG AACCAAGGTAATATTGCTActtggagaaagaaagagggagATAAG ATCGAGGTGGGTGATGTAATATGCGAGATAGAGACAGATAAGGCAACCCTTGAATTTGAAAGTCTTGAAGAAGG GTATCTGGCTAAAATACTAGCACCTGAAGGCTCAAAGGATGTGGCTGTTGGAAAGCCGATTGCAATTACA GTTGAAGACCTGGCAGATATCGAATCTGTAAAGAACGCTGTCAGTAGTAGTTCCAGCATTAAAGAGGATAAACCTGCCGATAGTACTGTTAAAAATGGCGTTGAAACGTTAAAAGGAGGAGGTGCTGTTGCAAGAATAAGTCCTGCTGCAAAGTTGTTAATTGCGGAACATGGTCTGGATGTATCATCATTGAAGGCTTCAGGTTCTCATGGAACACTGTTGAAAGGGGATGTGCTGGCTGCCATTAAATCAGGGAAAGGCTTGTCAGAAGTTTCTTTGTCCAGAGAGAAAAGATCTCCTGAGGTCCATGCACAGGCTTCTTCCACAGTCTTATCAGAAACAAAACTGTCAACAAAGCAATCTGATTCTTTTGAAGATTTACCAAATAGTCAAATTCGCAAG GTGATCGCCAAAAGATTATTggaatcaaaacaaaatacacCACACCTATATTTGTCCACAG ATGTCGTGTTGGATCCTCTTCTTTCACTTAGAAAAGATCTTAAAG AGAAGCATGATGTCAAGGTTTCCGTGAATGATATTGTCATCAAAGCCGTAGCAGTTGCTCTAAGAAATGTTTGTGGAGCCAATG CATATTGGGACGATGTGAAAGGAGAAGTTGTTTTCTGTGACTCTATTGACATATCAATTGCAGTTGCTACTGAGAAG GGCTTAATGACTCCAATTGTGAGGAATGCCGATTTGAAGACCATATCGGCAATTTCTTCAGAG GTCAAGGAGTTAGCTGAGAAGGCCCGTGCAGGGAAGCTCAAACCGGATGAATTCCAAGGAGGCACTTTCAG CATATCAAATCTAGGGATGTTCCCAGTGGATAATTTTTGTGCTATAATTAACCCTCCACAG GCTGGAATTCTTGCTGTAGGCAGAGGCAACAAAGTTGTTGAGCCAATAATTGGGGATGATG GAATTGAGAGACCTGTGGTGgtcaataaaatgaatttgacATTGTCAGCCGACCATCGTGTCTTTGATGGAAAAGTTGGAG GCGAATTCCTCTCAGCTCTTCAAGCAAACTTCAGCAGTATCCAAAGACTGCTATTGTAG
- the LOC101205566 gene encoding dihydrolipoyllysine-residue acetyltransferase component 1 of pyruvate dehydrogenase complex, mitochondrial isoform X3: MPALSPTMNQGNIAKWRKKEGDKIAVGDVLCEIETDKATLEFESLEEGYLAKILVPEGSKDVPVGQPIAITVEDPDDINRVLANDVSGATDVKQEKSEASAQASSVEINSSKLPPHIVLEMPALSPTMNQGNIATWRKKEGDKIEVGDVICEIETDKATLEFESLEEGYLAKILAPEGSKDVAVGKPIAITVEDLADIESVKNAVSSSSSIKEDKPADSTVKNGVETLKGGGAVARISPAAKLLIAEHGLDVSSLKASGSHGTLLKGDVLAAIKSGKGLSEVSLSREKRSPEVHAQASSTVLSETKLSTKQSDSFEDLPNSQIRKVIAKRLLESKQNTPHLYLSTDVVLDPLLSLRKDLKEKHDVKVSVNDIVIKAVAVALRNVCGANAYWDDVKGEVVFCDSIDISIAVATEKGLMTPIVRNADLKTISAISSEVKELAEKARAGKLKPDEFQGGTFSISNLGMFPVDNFCAIINPPQAGILAVGRGNKVVEPIIGDDGIERPVVVNKMNLTLSADHRVFDGKVGGEFLSALQANFSSIQRLLL, from the exons ATGCCTGCACTGTCACCTACAATG AATCAGGGTAATATTGCCAAATGGAGGAAAAAAGAAGGGGATAAG ATAGCTGTTGGCGATGTCCTGTGTGAAATTGAAACCGACAAAGCTACTCTCGAGTTTGAAAGTCTCGAAGAGGG GTACTTGGCCAAAATATTGGTTCCCGAAGGTTCCAAAGATGTTCCAGTTGGACAACCCATTGCAATCACG GTTGAGGATCCAGATGATATCAATAGGGTCCTTGCCAATGATGTATCAGGTGCAACTGACGTTAAACAGGAAAAAAGTGAGGCCAGCGCACAAGCAAGTTCTGTAGAGATAAATTCGTCAAAACTTCCCCCTCATATTGTACTCGAAATGCCAGCTTTATCTCCAACTATG AACCAAGGTAATATTGCTActtggagaaagaaagagggagATAAG ATCGAGGTGGGTGATGTAATATGCGAGATAGAGACAGATAAGGCAACCCTTGAATTTGAAAGTCTTGAAGAAGG GTATCTGGCTAAAATACTAGCACCTGAAGGCTCAAAGGATGTGGCTGTTGGAAAGCCGATTGCAATTACA GTTGAAGACCTGGCAGATATCGAATCTGTAAAGAACGCTGTCAGTAGTAGTTCCAGCATTAAAGAGGATAAACCTGCCGATAGTACTGTTAAAAATGGCGTTGAAACGTTAAAAGGAGGAGGTGCTGTTGCAAGAATAAGTCCTGCTGCAAAGTTGTTAATTGCGGAACATGGTCTGGATGTATCATCATTGAAGGCTTCAGGTTCTCATGGAACACTGTTGAAAGGGGATGTGCTGGCTGCCATTAAATCAGGGAAAGGCTTGTCAGAAGTTTCTTTGTCCAGAGAGAAAAGATCTCCTGAGGTCCATGCACAGGCTTCTTCCACAGTCTTATCAGAAACAAAACTGTCAACAAAGCAATCTGATTCTTTTGAAGATTTACCAAATAGTCAAATTCGCAAG GTGATCGCCAAAAGATTATTggaatcaaaacaaaatacacCACACCTATATTTGTCCACAG ATGTCGTGTTGGATCCTCTTCTTTCACTTAGAAAAGATCTTAAAG AGAAGCATGATGTCAAGGTTTCCGTGAATGATATTGTCATCAAAGCCGTAGCAGTTGCTCTAAGAAATGTTTGTGGAGCCAATG CATATTGGGACGATGTGAAAGGAGAAGTTGTTTTCTGTGACTCTATTGACATATCAATTGCAGTTGCTACTGAGAAG GGCTTAATGACTCCAATTGTGAGGAATGCCGATTTGAAGACCATATCGGCAATTTCTTCAGAG GTCAAGGAGTTAGCTGAGAAGGCCCGTGCAGGGAAGCTCAAACCGGATGAATTCCAAGGAGGCACTTTCAG CATATCAAATCTAGGGATGTTCCCAGTGGATAATTTTTGTGCTATAATTAACCCTCCACAG GCTGGAATTCTTGCTGTAGGCAGAGGCAACAAAGTTGTTGAGCCAATAATTGGGGATGATG GAATTGAGAGACCTGTGGTGgtcaataaaatgaatttgacATTGTCAGCCGACCATCGTGTCTTTGATGGAAAAGTTGGAG GCGAATTCCTCTCAGCTCTTCAAGCAAACTTCAGCAGTATCCAAAGACTGCTATTGTAG
- the LOC101205566 gene encoding dihydrolipoyllysine-residue acetyltransferase component 1 of pyruvate dehydrogenase complex, mitochondrial isoform X4, which yields MSCVKLKPTKLLSSLKVSKRGTWPKYWFPKVPKMFQLDNPLQSRVLGLMPLTNCNIIKVEDPDDINRVLANDVSGATDVKQEKSEASAQASSVEINSSKLPPHIVLEMPALSPTMNQGNIATWRKKEGDKIEVGDVICEIETDKATLEFESLEEGYLAKILAPEGSKDVAVGKPIAITVEDLADIESVKNAVSSSSSIKEDKPADSTVKNGVETLKGGGAVARISPAAKLLIAEHGLDVSSLKASGSHGTLLKGDVLAAIKSGKGLSEVSLSREKRSPEVHAQASSTVLSETKLSTKQSDSFEDLPNSQIRKVIAKRLLESKQNTPHLYLSTDVVLDPLLSLRKDLKEKHDVKVSVNDIVIKAVAVALRNVCGANAYWDDVKGEVVFCDSIDISIAVATEKGLMTPIVRNADLKTISAISSEVKELAEKARAGKLKPDEFQGGTFSISNLGMFPVDNFCAIINPPQAGILAVGRGNKVVEPIIGDDGIERPVVVNKMNLTLSADHRVFDGKVGGEFLSALQANFSSIQRLLL from the exons ATGTCCTGTGTGAAATTGAAACCGACAAAGCTACTCTCGAGTTTGAAAGTCTCGAAGAGGG GTACTTGGCCAAAATATTGGTTCCCGAAGGTTCCAAAGATGTTCCAGTTGGACAACCCATTGCAATCACG TGTGTTAGGGCTAATGCCGCTAACCAATTGCAATATCATCAAGGTTGAGGATCCAGATGATATCAATAGGGTCCTTGCCAATGATGTATCAGGTGCAACTGACGTTAAACAGGAAAAAAGTGAGGCCAGCGCACAAGCAAGTTCTGTAGAGATAAATTCGTCAAAACTTCCCCCTCATATTGTACTCGAAATGCCAGCTTTATCTCCAACTATG AACCAAGGTAATATTGCTActtggagaaagaaagagggagATAAG ATCGAGGTGGGTGATGTAATATGCGAGATAGAGACAGATAAGGCAACCCTTGAATTTGAAAGTCTTGAAGAAGG GTATCTGGCTAAAATACTAGCACCTGAAGGCTCAAAGGATGTGGCTGTTGGAAAGCCGATTGCAATTACA GTTGAAGACCTGGCAGATATCGAATCTGTAAAGAACGCTGTCAGTAGTAGTTCCAGCATTAAAGAGGATAAACCTGCCGATAGTACTGTTAAAAATGGCGTTGAAACGTTAAAAGGAGGAGGTGCTGTTGCAAGAATAAGTCCTGCTGCAAAGTTGTTAATTGCGGAACATGGTCTGGATGTATCATCATTGAAGGCTTCAGGTTCTCATGGAACACTGTTGAAAGGGGATGTGCTGGCTGCCATTAAATCAGGGAAAGGCTTGTCAGAAGTTTCTTTGTCCAGAGAGAAAAGATCTCCTGAGGTCCATGCACAGGCTTCTTCCACAGTCTTATCAGAAACAAAACTGTCAACAAAGCAATCTGATTCTTTTGAAGATTTACCAAATAGTCAAATTCGCAAG GTGATCGCCAAAAGATTATTggaatcaaaacaaaatacacCACACCTATATTTGTCCACAG ATGTCGTGTTGGATCCTCTTCTTTCACTTAGAAAAGATCTTAAAG AGAAGCATGATGTCAAGGTTTCCGTGAATGATATTGTCATCAAAGCCGTAGCAGTTGCTCTAAGAAATGTTTGTGGAGCCAATG CATATTGGGACGATGTGAAAGGAGAAGTTGTTTTCTGTGACTCTATTGACATATCAATTGCAGTTGCTACTGAGAAG GGCTTAATGACTCCAATTGTGAGGAATGCCGATTTGAAGACCATATCGGCAATTTCTTCAGAG GTCAAGGAGTTAGCTGAGAAGGCCCGTGCAGGGAAGCTCAAACCGGATGAATTCCAAGGAGGCACTTTCAG CATATCAAATCTAGGGATGTTCCCAGTGGATAATTTTTGTGCTATAATTAACCCTCCACAG GCTGGAATTCTTGCTGTAGGCAGAGGCAACAAAGTTGTTGAGCCAATAATTGGGGATGATG GAATTGAGAGACCTGTGGTGgtcaataaaatgaatttgacATTGTCAGCCGACCATCGTGTCTTTGATGGAAAAGTTGGAG GCGAATTCCTCTCAGCTCTTCAAGCAAACTTCAGCAGTATCCAAAGACTGCTATTGTAG
- the LOC101205330 gene encoding uncharacterized protein LOC101205330, protein MADETLVEAALRVLNTSDPFEKAELGDNVASRWLNGAISNPYDPSADLPVPDRPARLSNVKLVSPSLMPKLGKAGSLQSRQAIVHSLVHTESWAIDLSWDIIARFGKQEGMPREFFTDFVRVAQDEGRHFTLLAARLKELGSFYGALPAHDGLWDSAIATSKDLLARLAIEHCVHEARGLDVLPTTIYRFRNGGDNETADLLEKVVYPEEVTHCAAGVKWFKYLCQRSIDRKLDEDDDGAESNAMEMEKEETINKFHEVVRKYFRGPLKPPFNEVARKAAGFGPQWYEPLAFKTDPTFHPQ, encoded by the exons ATGGCAGACGAGACCTTGGTTGAAGCGGCGCTTCGAGTCCTCAATACTTCCGATCCATTTGAGAAGGCCGAACTCGGCGATAACGTAGCTTCTCGATGGCTTAACGGTGCCATTTCAAACCCTTACGATCCCTCCGCCGATCTTCCCGTCCCCGATCGCCCTGCCAGGCTTTCCAAT GTTAAGTTGGTATCGCCGAGTCTCATGCCGAAGCTGGGGAAGGCGGGAAGCTTACAGAGCAGGCAGGCTATTGTGCATAGTCTAGTCCACACTGAAAGTTGGGCGATCGATTTGTCGTGG GACATAATAGCTCGGTTTGGAAAACAAGAAGGAATGCCGAGAGAATTCTTCACTGATTTTGTTAGGGTAGCTCAGGATGAAGGTAGGCATTTTACTCTTCTGGCTGCACGGCTTAAGGAACTGGGCTCTTTCTATGGAGCACTACCTGCGCATGATGGCCTTTGGGATTCTGCTATTGCTACTTCCAAGGATTTATTAGCACGCTTGGCAATCGAGCATTGCGTTCATGAG GCTAGAGGGCTGGACGTGCTTCCCACAACCATTTACCGATTTCGAAATGGAGGTGACAATGAGACCGCAGATTTGCTGGAGAAAGTAGTGTATCCAGAAGAAGTGACCCATTGTGCTGCTGGAGtaaaatggtttaaatatCTTTGCCAGAGGTCAATAGATAGGAAGTTGGATGAGGATGATGATGGGGCAGAGAGTAATGCAATGGAAATGGAGAAGGAAGAAACCATTAACAAGTTTCATGAAGTTGTGAGAAAGTACTTCAGGGGGCCATTGAAGCCACCTTTCAATGAAGTGGCTAGAAAAGCTGCTGGTTTTGGCCCTCAATGGTATGAACCGCTTGCTTTCAAAACAGATCCTACCTTCCATCCACAATGA